In Coprobacter tertius, the sequence TTTCTTTATCTATTTCAGCTCAGATTCCCGACGGTTATTACGAAAGTGCGGTCGGAAAAGCGGATCGGGAATTGAAAACGGCTATGGGAAAGATAGTTTTTAGGCATACCGAGTTGACCTATAAAGAACTGTGGTCGGCCTTTGATAAGACCGATTTGCGGGAAGATGGTAAAATATGGGACATGTATTCGAGTCTTACGAATTATACTTTTCAGAAAAACCAGTGCGGTAATTATAAAAAAGAAGGAGATTGTTATAACCGCGAGCACTCCTTTCCCAAAAGTTGGTTTAATGACGAATATCCTATGTATACCGACTTGAATCATCTATATCCGACCGATGGTAAAGTGAATGGGATGAGGGGGAATGATCCTTTCGGTGAGGTAGGGTCTTCGGCAACCGGTTCGTATCAGAATTTCAGTCGTTGGGGGGCTTGTATTTATCCGGGATATTCAGGAGATGTTTTCGAACCGAATGATATATATAAAGGCGATTTTGCCCGTACTTATTTTTATATGGTGACCTGTTATGAAGACTACTTGTATAATTGGAGTAGTGATATGCTCGATGGGACTGCTTATCCTGCTTTTACCGAGTGGGCTATGAATATGTTGCTCGAATGGAGCCGTGAAGATCCTGTAAGTAAAAAAGAGATCGATCGGAA encodes:
- a CDS encoding endonuclease, producing the protein MKRHLLNVILFFVSLSISAQIPDGYYESAVGKADRELKTAMGKIVFRHTELTYKELWSAFDKTDLREDGKIWDMYSSLTNYTFQKNQCGNYKKEGDCYNREHSFPKSWFNDEYPMYTDLNHLYPTDGKVNGMRGNDPFGEVGSSATGSYQNFSRWGACIYPGYSGDVFEPNDIYKGDFARTYFYMVTCYEDYLYNWSSDMLDGTAYPAFTEWAMNMLLEWSREDPVSKKEIDRNNAVYKIQGNRNPFIDYPQLAEYIWGNKKGEDFDGSSSVNVEFADNLSVYVASGNVLTIVDAPEGSYLQIFDLSGRAILGQRLWDGLNELTINSSGIYIVKVKTPLRVYTTKIIIP